A genomic stretch from Sphingomonas faeni includes:
- a CDS encoding response regulator transcription factor, translating into MTRTILIADDHPLFRQALKLAVSRAAPDAVVVEAGQLCEAVDAVRGAERLDLILLDLRMPGSEGFAGVALLHAERPDTPIMVISSADEAEAAPRARAYGAIGFVSKTAELATLENAVARALAGERDAPTEGAPVDEMSTCVASLTPTELKVLLGVLAGRLNKQVAFDLGISEGTVKGHMTAILRKLGVQNRTQAVLAARAMDIHFAD; encoded by the coding sequence ATGACGCGCACGATCCTCATCGCCGACGATCACCCGCTGTTCCGCCAGGCGCTAAAACTGGCGGTCAGCCGCGCCGCGCCCGATGCGGTGGTGGTCGAGGCGGGGCAGCTCTGCGAGGCAGTCGACGCGGTGCGCGGTGCCGAGCGGCTCGACCTGATCCTGCTTGACCTGCGGATGCCGGGCTCGGAAGGCTTTGCCGGTGTCGCGCTGCTCCACGCCGAACGCCCCGACACGCCGATCATGGTCATCTCTTCAGCCGACGAAGCCGAGGCGGCACCGCGTGCAAGGGCCTATGGCGCGATCGGCTTCGTCTCAAAAACCGCCGAACTCGCGACTCTGGAAAACGCGGTCGCCCGCGCGCTGGCCGGTGAACGCGACGCGCCGACCGAAGGCGCCCCCGTCGACGAAATGTCCACTTGCGTCGCCAGCCTCACCCCTACCGAACTCAAAGTCTTGCTAGGTGTCCTCGCCGGCCGCCTCAACAAGCAGGTCGCTTTTGATCTCGGTATCTCGGAAGGCACGGTAAAGGGTCACATGACGGCGATATTGCGTAAACTTGGGGTGCAGAACCGTACGCAGGCGGTGCTGGCGGCCAGGGCGATGGACATCCACTTCGCCGATTAG
- a CDS encoding response regulator, which produces MPTPSAARALVPGLRVLCLDNDATILAALDAALRARRCAPLLAATIAEAMELAADEEPDVALIDYHLDEVEDGLDVVARLRAMMPAPAIALVTADRAVVEDVRCAGLVVLTKPVVPADLWRFIEEASAAAARGN; this is translated from the coding sequence TTGCCGACGCCCTCGGCGGCGCGCGCGCTGGTGCCGGGGTTGCGGGTGCTGTGTCTCGATAACGACGCGACGATCCTCGCGGCGCTGGATGCGGCGTTGCGCGCGCGGCGGTGCGCGCCGTTGCTGGCAGCGACGATCGCCGAGGCGATGGAACTGGCGGCGGACGAGGAGCCGGATGTGGCGCTGATCGACTATCATCTGGACGAGGTGGAGGACGGGCTCGACGTGGTCGCGCGGTTGCGGGCGATGATGCCGGCGCCGGCGATTGCGCTGGTGACCGCGGATCGGGCGGTTGTGGAGGATGTGCGGTGTGCGGGGCTTGTCGTGCTGACGAAGCCGGTGGTGCCGGCGGATCTGTGGCGGTTTATCGAGGAGGCCTCGGCGGCGGCGGCGCGAGGGAATTGA